A portion of the Cryptomeria japonica chromosome 5, Sugi_1.0, whole genome shotgun sequence genome contains these proteins:
- the LOC131030964 gene encoding calmodulin calcium-dependent NAD kinase isoform X1: MHSRPAAIGLFAIQILSRAVKHKVHRRRMYEDLIPHLESTNDGHVKTLESFGDYVARQLGLKEGNTWCWLSKFANDYVRESRSDSNDSREEFFAYLTGLFSVDEIDSLYSELVREFEACMLSYFAFHWEHYLVIVDQVLDSNSHSKKRLRAAILSATRKQRFERVVRTLRTKNVFSTLVELLKAIGKCSPHSHENNEIDTANANERHPILLLVGGGMGAGKSSVIRDKLKDPIQSCVVEDAVVVEADAFKESDLIYKALSINGSQDMLETAEFVHKSSTDAASSLLVAALNGGRDVIFDGTMSWEPFVEQTIEMVRDIHRRRYRMGPGYQVDNDGHVHEKYWEPVKEYDLAPEAEGHNKSTKQSPLLEEATSAKESLLEYRESRKPYRIELIGVICDAPIAVFRGIRRALSTGRAVRIRDQLLSHKMFADAFYNYCELVDHVELYSTNNINGQAELIGMKNSHGKLEINHKGVNSLRNLSLLNPNARSVLELYTQHRERREPDKYWKDVVLSSERFSRQKNLQNEIERVEFLLSERVQNLQPTVP; encoded by the exons CACGGCAGCTGGGGTTAAAGGAAGGAAATACATGGTGCTGGCTTTCAAAGTTTGCAAATGATTACGTAAGAGAAAGCAGGAGTGATTCTAATGATAGTCGGGAAGAGTTTTTTGCTTATTTAACTGGTTTATTCTCAGTGGATGAGATTGATTCTCTATATTCAGAACTTGTTAGAGAGTTTGAGGCTTGCATGCTAAGCTATTTTGCATTTCATTGGGAGCATTATTTGGTTATTGTTGATCAG GTTCTAGATAGCAATTCTCACTCAAAAAAAAGACTTCGGGCTGCTATACTTTCTGCTACAAG AAAACAGCGTTTTGAAAGGGTGGTAAGGACTCTCAGAACAAAGAATGTTTTTTCAACTTTAGTGGAATTACTGAAGGCAATTGGCAAGTGCTCGCCACATTCTCATGAAAATAATGAAATTGACACTGCCAATGCTAATGAAAGACACCCCATACTGCTGCTTGTTGGAGGTGGCATGGGAGCTGGCAAGAGTTCTGTCATCAGAGATAAACTGAAAGA CCCAATTCAGTCTTGCGTAGTAGAAGATGCGGTGGTAGTGGAAGCAGATGCATTCAAGGAGTCAGATTTAATATATAAAGCTCTGAGCATTAATGGTTCTCAAGATATGTTGGAGACTGCTGAATTT GTACACAAATCTTCCACTGATGCAGCATCATCACTTCTTGTTGCTGCATTGAATGGAGGCCGAGATGTCATCTTTGATGGCACTATGTCATGGGAGCCATTTGTGGAGCAAACCATTGAGATGGTGCGAGATATCCACCGCAGACGTTACAGGATGGGCCCAGGATATCAAGTAGACAATGATGGTCATGTGCATGAGAAGTACTGGGAACCAGTAAAGGAGTATGATTTAGCTCCCGAAGCAGAGGGTCATAATAAGAGCACAAAACAAAGTCCTCTTTTAGAAGAAGCTACTAGCGCTAAAGAATCATTGTTGGAATATAGAGAATCAAGAAAGCCATACAGGATAGAGCTTATTGGAGTCATCTGTGATGCGCCTATAGCTGTTTTTCGAGGAATAAG AAGAGCATTAAGCACAGGGCGAGCAGTTCGGATCAGAGATCAGTTGCTTTCCCACAAAATGTTTGCGGATGCATTTTACAATTACTGTGAACTTGTTGATCACGTTGAGTTATACAGTACAAATAACATTAATGGTCAAGCAGAG TTGATAGGAATGAAAAACTCACATGGCAAACTAGAGATCAATCATAAAGGCGTGAATTCTTTGAGAAACCTTAGCCTTTTGAATCCAAATGCACGATCTGTACTTGAACTATACACTCAGCATAGAGAGAGGAGGGAACCAGACAAGTACTGGAAAGATGTTGTCTTGTCTTCTGAAAGATTTTCTCGACAAAAGAACTTGCAAAATGAGATAGAGAGGGTTGAGTTTTTGCTATCTGAGCGAGTGCAGAACCTGCAG CCAACAGTTCCCTGA
- the LOC131030964 gene encoding calmodulin calcium-dependent NAD kinase isoform X3 — MLSYFAFHWEHYLVIVDQVLDSNSHSKKRLRAAILSATRKQRFERVVRTLRTKNVFSTLVELLKAIGKCSPHSHENNEIDTANANERHPILLLVGGGMGAGKSSVIRDKLKDPIQSCVVEDAVVVEADAFKESDLIYKALSINGSQDMLETAEFVHKSSTDAASSLLVAALNGGRDVIFDGTMSWEPFVEQTIEMVRDIHRRRYRMGPGYQVDNDGHVHEKYWEPVKEYDLAPEAEGHNKSTKQSPLLEEATSAKESLLEYRESRKPYRIELIGVICDAPIAVFRGIRRALSTGRAVRIRDQLLSHKMFADAFYNYCELVDHVELYSTNNINGQAELIGMKNSHGKLEINHKGVNSLRNLSLLNPNARSVLELYTQHRERREPDKYWKDVVLSSERFSRQKNLQNEIERVEFLLSERVQNLQPTVP, encoded by the exons ATGCTAAGCTATTTTGCATTTCATTGGGAGCATTATTTGGTTATTGTTGATCAG GTTCTAGATAGCAATTCTCACTCAAAAAAAAGACTTCGGGCTGCTATACTTTCTGCTACAAG AAAACAGCGTTTTGAAAGGGTGGTAAGGACTCTCAGAACAAAGAATGTTTTTTCAACTTTAGTGGAATTACTGAAGGCAATTGGCAAGTGCTCGCCACATTCTCATGAAAATAATGAAATTGACACTGCCAATGCTAATGAAAGACACCCCATACTGCTGCTTGTTGGAGGTGGCATGGGAGCTGGCAAGAGTTCTGTCATCAGAGATAAACTGAAAGA CCCAATTCAGTCTTGCGTAGTAGAAGATGCGGTGGTAGTGGAAGCAGATGCATTCAAGGAGTCAGATTTAATATATAAAGCTCTGAGCATTAATGGTTCTCAAGATATGTTGGAGACTGCTGAATTT GTACACAAATCTTCCACTGATGCAGCATCATCACTTCTTGTTGCTGCATTGAATGGAGGCCGAGATGTCATCTTTGATGGCACTATGTCATGGGAGCCATTTGTGGAGCAAACCATTGAGATGGTGCGAGATATCCACCGCAGACGTTACAGGATGGGCCCAGGATATCAAGTAGACAATGATGGTCATGTGCATGAGAAGTACTGGGAACCAGTAAAGGAGTATGATTTAGCTCCCGAAGCAGAGGGTCATAATAAGAGCACAAAACAAAGTCCTCTTTTAGAAGAAGCTACTAGCGCTAAAGAATCATTGTTGGAATATAGAGAATCAAGAAAGCCATACAGGATAGAGCTTATTGGAGTCATCTGTGATGCGCCTATAGCTGTTTTTCGAGGAATAAG AAGAGCATTAAGCACAGGGCGAGCAGTTCGGATCAGAGATCAGTTGCTTTCCCACAAAATGTTTGCGGATGCATTTTACAATTACTGTGAACTTGTTGATCACGTTGAGTTATACAGTACAAATAACATTAATGGTCAAGCAGAG TTGATAGGAATGAAAAACTCACATGGCAAACTAGAGATCAATCATAAAGGCGTGAATTCTTTGAGAAACCTTAGCCTTTTGAATCCAAATGCACGATCTGTACTTGAACTATACACTCAGCATAGAGAGAGGAGGGAACCAGACAAGTACTGGAAAGATGTTGTCTTGTCTTCTGAAAGATTTTCTCGACAAAAGAACTTGCAAAATGAGATAGAGAGGGTTGAGTTTTTGCTATCTGAGCGAGTGCAGAACCTGCAG CCAACAGTTCCCTGA